The nucleotide window TTTCTCAGGTCTTATTTAAACATCTGAAGTATTtggttcaaaataccacaagacgCCTAGAACACAGCACTTTTCTCACCCTGTCTAAACGCTCCTGTTTAGAATGACTGCTTTCAGTGCCCGTTTCCTTCAATTAGAATCGTAAAAACTGACCCCAGTGTCAGAGTCCATTAGGGAGGTGCAATCAGCAGAAGTTCTGGTTCTTATCAGTTTTTGCCCAGgcttctttcttctccattagACATTGAATCCCTTTTTCTGTTCTGAACCGATTCCAAAATTCCAAGTACCGTGTAGCCACTAAAAATGTGCTTCAAATACATGGCAGCAAGTACTGCAAAAGATGACTCTACAGCAGCACCTATGTGTGACCAGTGCTcagtgtaaaatattacatgattttgttttaatatgCTCTGCTACAGAGGAGTAAAGCCAGCCTGATACTACATCTTCTCTAGAAAAGAGGGGGAAACTAACCAATGACAAAACTGAGCAAAGTCACAGATCAATAACAGCCTTTCTCTGCTGTTGAGTAATCATCCATTAGGTAGGTAATTTTTTGTACAACCTGCAGCTAGAAAGTACTATTTTATGTGTCTCTATCGAGTAAATACAGAGTACACCACCTCCCTCCACTTTGTGGTATTGAGGTATAAATTCAAACAATAACAGCACAGTACTGTTTGTAAATGTCTTGATCAGTGACAACTGGGCAAAGATGTCCCATTAAATGACAACGACAGCACACTATATGAGGGGAAAATGAGACaaagtacaaaaaaataaaagcgcTCAAACACACTGGACCAACTCTAGGTGAGAAAATTAGTGATATTTTTTGAATTTGGAATAATGAGAGGAACAAAAAGAAGCGGTCACTGCTGATAATGCTTTAACCAAAGATGTGGCAATAAAAAGGCTAAAATTCATGGAtcacacaaaaataaagaaaaaagagaaagaaagaaagaaagaaagaaagaaaaaagagaaagaaagaaaaagaaagaaagaaagaaagaaaaaagaaagaaagaaagaaagaaaaaagaaagaaagaaagaaaaaagagaaagaaagaaagaaagaaaaaagagaaagaaagtaagaaagaaaaaagagaaagaaagaaagaaagaaagaaagaaaaaagagagaaagaaagaaagaaagaaagaaagaaagaaagaaagaaagaagtaataataataataataaaaaaattcctTATAGCTAAACATCTGCCATCTTTTTTCCACCATATTGGAACTCAAAATTTAAACCGATAAGAACCAGAACTGATATGCAGAACTGGAACCAATAAAATTCAAATGATATCCAACCATATTCTTTGTTCCCcttttttacaatatttaatattttatttgatttttcagcattttttttttcagcatttttttaaaactttggTCCAATTTTGTGCTCTCATGTAAACATTGCTTCATCACTGTGATTAGAAAGCCTTCTGTGAGGAGATGGGAAAACCCTAAAGTGCCTGCACTCTACATACAACGCATGACAGAATCAGGATGATTTGTTTAGCGACTTAAGCAGCCCCTTTAAATACAAATGCATAATATGATATTGTGTACGGACATCCCACTCCCTTCACTGAATAACCACTGCAGTCTCACACAGCTGTCCCTCTGAGATTACAAAAAACTGAGAGTCATACTCTCAGAACTCCACTGCTCCAAGGCCCTTGTCATGCACCACTGCTGTAATCATCGTTTGCTTCATCTGTGAGTGGTCTGTTTTGGTATATCAGTGTAGTACATGATGAACAATGATAACAGCATTACATGAACAAATCCCAAGTTCTAATGTATGCTTATttacactgagctgtaatattttacagatggctagtttttgctggatgtctgcatttcgttGTCTCTCTGACCAATAAGAGGTCTGCAATGTTTACACGTCACATTTAGGCCCTAGTCAGCTCACTTGGAACCATGAGCCAGTAGGTACTAAAAAAAACACCCCGCTGCAGGTCCCAAATTTGCCAAATGGAAAATCAAAATAGCTGAGTTAAGTAGAAAAgttaccatgcagtggaaggcAGTTTtaggtgtttctaatacagTGGGGCCATTAAATAGGAAGTGTTTTCAGGACAGTGTGAACTCAGATAATTAAAATGCCTCGTGTTTACTTGTTTAACTGTTGCTAGATTTTTTTGCCTGAAAGATGTTCAACAAACATTCAGCATTCAAGTGTCAGTTAAGTGAAAAGCCTTGAATTGAAATAGGTTGTATACTCTGTATCTGGCTTACTTTCATTGTTCAGCAAAGATTCACACAAGAGCTCACTGGTGGCCTACTTtttcctgacctcactaattctCTTTAGAAATGTGGAAGATTAAGAGattaagccaaaaaaaaaaagagaaaaagaccaAGTGATCTTTTGGAAGAAAGTTCAGTCCTGACTCGTCATCTCATTACATCTGAGATCTAAGGATTTTAATTCTGGTGCTACATATTTTAAAGCTGCTAATCTTGTTGCTTCAACTTTGGTTTACTTATTGTATTATAGTGTAGTGGTGATTATGTACTGTGTGCTTGTTTGACCAGTTTACTAGAGCCAGATTTAAGCCTCAGCCTGGACTAAAAAGAATTACAACTGCCATTACACTTTAGTTCCTGCCTAGTTTCAACGTATGTTTAGGAAACCAGTCCATTGTATGATTTTTTCCCCCCTATCAATAGTGCATTGTTAAAATACTTACAGTGGAATGGCAGAGAAAACCAAACACCACCATGACAATGGCAGGAGTAAGTATCAGGCCAAACACCAGGCCAGCCAGGCATGCGTTAATGGCAGCTATGACAAGATTCTGTGCTGTCACCAGCACTGAACATGCCCAGCAGTCCAGAGACCCTCTCAGCTCTAAGGGGGCCTCACCACCTCCTGATTCTGCACTGGAGTATGGGGGAGGCACCACTATGCCTGAGCCAGAGTTCAGAGTCCCAGCTGGAGCTGTAGAGGCCAAGGAGTTGCtgtgctgatgatgatgatgaaggtggttGTGGGGAGGAAGCTCCTCAGACAAGTCCAAAACTTGGTGATGAGCTCCTTTTTCCAGAGTTCCGTTCAGACTCATGGTGACCTGAACAAGAGGAGATTATTGCCAATATTATACTGGTTGTACTTTggttaacagttttttttaggTTCAGAGGTTTAAATGATATTCTTAGGGCACATTATGGGAtgctaaacaaaacagaatcaagtgacaagtttttaaaaatttataaTTGAAATGTGTAGCTTCCTTCATGCCCAAGTTCCATCAATAAATTTTATTAGAAAAAACTGCAAGTCAACATATACTTCAAAATATGATTTTACAATAGCATACTGAATTTAGGGTTTGTGTCCTGACCTTGGCAAGAGCCTAAGAGATCTACACTTATCATgccttgatttattttttaagatgtACACAGAATTCATATTTGCATATTAcagaagattcattcattcattcattgtctgtaacccttatccagttcagggcggtggtgaatgtggagcctactcggaatcactgggcacaaggcagtgcaatgcaccctggagggagggcgtcagtccttcaaagggcaacacattcacacctgcggacacatttgagtcgccaattcacctaccaacatgtgtttttggactgtgggaggaaacccacgcagacacagagagaacacaccacactcctcacagacagtcacctggaggaaactcacgcagacacagggagaacacaccacactcctcacagacagtcacccggaggaaacccacgcagacacagagagaacacaccacactcctcacagacagtcacctggaggaaactcacgcagacacagggagaacacaccacactcctcacagacagtcacccggaggaaacccacgcagacacagggagaacacaccacactcctcacagacagtcacctggagaaggAATCGAACCCGCAAACTCCCTCAAAACCTGGAGTTGCCACCGTGTTGCCCTCAAAACAggtgtatattaaaaaaaacaaataaaataataataa belongs to Hoplias malabaricus isolate fHopMal1 chromosome 9, fHopMal1.hap1, whole genome shotgun sequence and includes:
- the tmem88b gene encoding transmembrane protein 88 b isoform X4, which translates into the protein MSLNGTLEKGAHHQVLDLSEELPPHNHLHHHHQHSNSLASTAPAGTLNSGSGIVVPPPYSSAESGGGEAPLELRGSLDCWACSVLVTAQNLVIAAINACLAGLVFGLILTPAIVMVVFGFLCHSTVRPHGTSAYCSDLLTDGGCVALLVVGFLLVTPLLVLALAAYCRLARHLQLGLCFIPYSRAVYKNLPATQHRGLGGGCCGQQTGNEQGKGKVWV